One genomic segment of Helianthus annuus cultivar XRQ/B chromosome 14, HanXRQr2.0-SUNRISE, whole genome shotgun sequence includes these proteins:
- the LOC110909283 gene encoding U-box domain-containing protein 21 — protein sequence MAFFWKRPRASRLAGKKLLSKQSSRIELTIPTHFRCPISLDLMKDPVTLSTGITYDRESIEKWIRDGNQTCPVTNQVLTNFDQIPNHMIRRMIQDWCVENRAHGVERIPTPRTPITSYDIMEICSKMMAAASKGDAKRCLDLVEKINVWAKESEQNKSLIKDNGLGYVLAASFEAFSCEKHEDLLKEILLLLTWMFPLGVEGRSKLGSTQSLRCMTWLLSVDDLLLKKSCVLTLKELLSTDQTHVNTLVDIDGVPEALINLINAPDTHSVKKSSFSVIYHILSTQVGHNKLSPRFLELGVIELSLEALVEADKGLSEMALGVLDRISDSKEGREKVQKHALSVPLLVKKILRVSSLATDFCVSMLWKFSKNGDGSALVEALHVGAFQKLLLMLQVNCGEETKVKATEMLKLMNQYKNKLECFDSGHYKYLRKSY from the coding sequence atgGCATTTTTCTGGAAGAGACCAAGAGCTAGCCGTTTGGCTGGCAAGAAACTCCTTTCAAAGCAAAGTTCCCGAATAGAACTCACCATTCCGACACATTTTCGATGCCCGATATCTCTTGATCTGATGAAAGACCCGGTGACCTTGTCAACGGGTATCACATATGATCGAGAAAGCATCGAAAAGTGGATACGGGATGGAAACCAAACGTGCCCGGTCACTAACCAAGTTCTTACAAATTTTGATCAAATACCAAATCATATGATCCGGAGAATGATTCAAGATTGGTGTGTTGAGAATAGGGCTCATGGTGTTGAGAGGATACCCACTCCTCGAACACCGATAACCTCTTACGATATCATGGAAATTTGTTCGAAAATGATGGCTGCCGCTTCGAAAGGCGATGCGAAAAGGTGTCTTGATTTGGTGGAGAAGATAAATGTTTGGGCTAAAGAAAGTGAACAAAACAAGAGTCTCATTAAAGATAATGGGCTTGGGTACGTGTTAGCGGCTTCGTTTGAGGCGTTTTCATGTGAAAAACATGAAGATCTTCTAAAGGAGATTTTGTTATTGTTAACATGGATGTTTCCTTTAGGGGTTGAAGGGCGATCTAAGCTTGGATCAACACAATCTTTACGTTGCATGACATGGTTATTATCGGTAGATGATTTGTTACTAAAAAAAAGTTGTGTTCTAACCCTAAAAGAGCTTCTTTCCACTGATCAAACCCATGTAAACACCTTAGTCGACATCGATGGCGTTCCAGAAGCCTTGATCAACCTTATAAACGCACCCGATACCCATTCGGTTAAAAAATCTTCATTTTCAGTCATATATCACATTCTTTCAACCCAAGTTGGCCACAACAAACTCTCACCAAGATTCTTGGAGTTGGGTGTTATTGAATTGAGCTTGGAAGCTCTTGTGGAAGCTGATAAGGGTTTAAGCGAGATGGCGTTAGGCGTATTAGACCGCATCTCCGACTCTAAAGAAGGAAGGGAAAAGGTGCAAAAACATGCATTGAGTGTGCCATTGCTAGTCAAAAAGATACTAAGGGTGTCTTCTTTGGCTACTGATTTCTGTGTTTCAATGTTATGGAAGTTTAGCAAGAATGGTGATGGGAGTGCATTGGTGGAAGCACTTCATGTTGGTGCTTTTCAGAAGCTATTGCTCATGTTGCAAGTCAACTGTGGTGAAGAGACAAAGGTGAAGGCTACTGAGATGTTGAAGTTGATGAATCAATACAAGAATAAGTTGGAATGTTTTGATTCTGGACATTATAAGTATCTCAGAAAGTCTTATTGA